GCCAAGGAGTCCATATCACTGTGAAACTGTTTCAGGACTGGGCAATCGGTACCCCCACCATCCCAGTAGAAACCATCCACAATCAAGCGGCTTTGAGTGGCGTGGATCTGAAAGGCATGGGCCGGGAACACCGTGGTTTCGACCTGTGTACCGCGGCAGTGAATGCGTCTCAGGGTCAGGGATCCGGTGGAGTACCAATCCTGCCCGTACACACCATGGAACAGGATCGACGCCTTGTCAGGAGCCCTGCAATCGGCAAATACCACATCTTCGAAGACAGCACTACTTACTCCGGAGCCCATCTGGACCGCACCCGCACGGACCTGGTATGTGTATGGAGCATCCCGGTGTCCTTGCCCGCGCCAAAATGTTAGGCCCCGGATGGTCAGCAGTTCCGCAGCACCGGTGTGGACCGTCAGGATCGTGCCCACATGTTCCCCGTCCAGGATGGTTTCCGCGATGTCCGTGGAATCCTGGTGAAGGGGTAGTTGGAACAGAAAAGCAAGGTGTGGGCCGGGCTGTCCAGCAGCCCGGTCCACACCCCGCGATCCACGCGCACTGTGTCCCCTGCCTGACTGGCATCCATGGCCTGTTGCACACCGGGGAAGTCCGCAGGCACCCGCAGGACCGCCGCCGATCCGGCCCCGGCACACATCAGCCACAGCAACACGACCCATATGGGCATGACCGACTCCCAATTCAGATTTGCGGCAATGCAGAATGACGCGCCCAGTTTAACGAATGACGCTCCCGGGTGCTGGATCTGGATCATGTGCGGGGAAATCATGCAATTGGACGGAGCTTCTTGCAGGATGGGCAGAGTCCGCTGGCGGTGCCCATCAACCTTCCTGGACATCATCAATAGGGTGACGGTCCTTTCGACCGTCGCCCTGTTCAAGAGCATGACGGTCCCAACGACCGACACCTCGACCGCCTTGTCGTCCGACGAAACCGCGGACGAGGTGGCGGACGAGATGGTGGACGAGATGGCGGACGAGACGGTCGAAACCCCCTTGCACGAGGCGACGGCCCCTTCGAACGTCGCCATGTGGACCAGCTTGACGGTTCCATCAACCGCCGCCCTGATCCTCCCTGTGCCGGGATCCCAATGTGTCGGGCATCCGCGTCCGCCCGTGGATTCCCCACGGGCTATGGATGTACGATGCCCCATTCGGGGCTTGGTGGGGGGCGGTGTGCATTGGCATCCAAGTGTGTTGGTGGGCACGCTGCGCTTTGCCCACCCAACGGGGGAAGCGTCACATGAACCGCCCCGCAGGGGCACGCCATCAACAGCCCAAAGCGAAGAGTTGGATGGTCGCGATGATGTGCGAGAAACTGGTTGTTCGGTGTAACCGATCGGGATCCCCATTCTGGGCGACACATGCTGTGCGCCCCTTTCACGGGGATGACACTGATTGTGTCACTTCCGCCGCGGTGACGCCGGTGGCGGAACCATCGAGACGGGACGGTCGAGCAGGGACGGTCGAGCAGGGAGCCTGGGCCGCCGCGCTTGGCCCGAAGGACCGCAGCGCGGGCCAAGTTTGCGCGGCGCGAGGTCTGCTGAGCCTTCTTTTGGTCTACCTTTTCTTCGCGAAGAAAAGGTAGAGAGCGCCCCCCGCGCAGGGGAGTGCATTGCCGGCGACCGGCGAAAGCATCCGTGACACGCACACCGTCCGGCGCACAGCAGTTCCGAACGCGAATGAGTTTCGGTGTAACCGCTCGGGATCCCCATTCTGGGCGCCACATGCTGTGCGCCCCTTTCACGGGGATGACACTGATTGTGTCACTTCCGCAGCGGTGACGCCGGTGGCGGAACCATCGAGACGGAACGGTCGGGCATTCACGTGGGCCGCCGCGCTTGGCCCGAAGGACCGCAGCGCGGGCCAAGTTTGCGCGGCGCGAGGCCTGCTGAGCCTTCTTTTGGTCTACCTTTTCTTCGCGAAGAAAAGGTAGAGAGCGCCCCCCGCGCAGGGGACCCTCGCCGCAGCGAGAGTGATCCATAGTGAGTACGAGGAGGAGAGCCCGCGGCAGCGCTAGTCTGTCTGAGCGACCAGCTCCAATGCGGCAATGCCGGGACTGCTGATCTGCTGGAAACCGCCGGAGGGGTCCTGGAGCACGAAGAGGGCTTCGACGCCGGCCATGCGCTCCACCATGGCCATGCCGTCCTGGTAACCCAGCACCATGCAGGCGGTGGCCAGGGCGTCGGCGGCCGTGCAGTCGGGGGCGATCACGGTCACGGATACCAGGCTGGTCTGGATCGGGCGACCCGTGCGCGGGTCAAGGATGTGGGGCAACTGGCCTTCCTGGCGGCGCACGTAGTTGCGGTAGGAGCCTGAGGTGGCCACCGCGCCATGGTCGAGACCCAGCACCGTGATCCAGCGTCCGTCGCCGGGGGGCATGCCTTCGATGGGGGCTTCCACACCGATATGCCATGGACCGCCTTCGGGGCGGGTGCCTTCCACGATCAGCTCGCCGCCGATCTCCACGGTGAAATTGCGCGCGCCACGCTCGCGCAGCAGGCGGGCCAGCACGTCCACTGCGTAGCCCGGGGCAATGGCGTTCACATCCAGCATCACGCCGTCCTGGCGTTTGGTCAGTCCCACGCCGCCAGGCATCGGTTCGGTGATCAGTTGATCCATGCCGGTCAGGGCTCGCGCGGCGTCCAGTTCTTCGTCCGTCGGGGAAACGCTGGCACCGTCGACACCGAAGCCCCAGAGCGTGACCAGCGGTGCCACGGTGGGATCGAACGCACCGCCGGTGGCGCGCTGCCATTGCACGGCAGCCTCCAGCACCCGCTGGAAGTCCTCATCCATTTCCACCAGCGAATCGGCGCGCGCCGCGTTGAAGGCGCTCAGCACGCTGCGCTCATCCCAGGCCGAGAGCGACGCGCTGATCCGCACCAGCACAGCATCGATCTCGCGCTGGAGCTTCTCCTTCAGGCTGGAGTCGTCCAGTACGGCGGGCCAGTCGCCCAGCCGGATGTGCCAGGTGGTGCCCATGGTCTGGCCTTCCAGCAGCACCGTGGCGGGTTTGAGCTCGCGCCGCTCCAGTGCCCGGAAGAACAGGATCAGCAGGGCCACCACGATGGTGCTCCAGATCCACAGGCGGCGTTGACGTTTCTGGATGGACGGCATGGGTGGCTCCCGCGTTGATGAGTGGCGACGGCCCCCAAGGTAGGACTGAGTCGCGCGGGCGCCAAACCACGACCGGGGAACCCCACACCTGCTGGGCACTTGTGCCACGGGTGTCCGACTTGGGGTGGAACCCGTCGATCCCTGCGAATGGCGCCCCGTATTGTAGCGTGAATCGCACATCTCAGTCGGCAAATGACCCCGTTCACATGATCTGTGTCAACCCCGGCTGCATCGCCGCGCAGTTATCTTGCGCCCTGCAAGGCCGGCAACCCGGCCTTTCATTGTATGAGGACATGACGCCCCGGCGAGTGCCGAGGTTCACCTGTCGAATTGCTTGGAACAGGAACGGAATGCCCGACTCCTCCTTGCCGATCGCCGCCGTCTTCGGTGGCCTCATCCCAGCCCGTACTCCCCAGTCCCCCGGCCGGTCCGGGGGATTTGCATCCTGCCCTTCCCGGAGGTCACCCTCATGTCCATAAGCGTGCTGCTGACCGCCGCGCTGGTGATGGCGGGCATCGGGGTTCTGCTGGCCACCATTCTTGCGGTTGCCGGTCTCAAGCTGCAGGTGGAGGAAGATCCGCGGGTCAACGCGGTGGAAGGCATGCTGCCCGGCACCAATTGCGGTGCCTGCGGCAAGCCTGGCTGCCGGGCCTTCGCCGAATCTCTCGTGGAAGGTGTCAGCAGCCCCGCGGGGTGCTCGGTCAGTTCGCCCGAAGGCCGCGAGAGCATCGCCGCCTTCCTGGGTGTCGGTGTGGGTGAGGCCGTCAAGCGCGTGGCCCGGCTGGCCTGCGCGGGAGGCAGCAATGTCGCCCGTCAGCGCGTGGACTACCGTGGACTGAATACCTGCCGGGCAGCCTCGCTGGTCGCCGGAGGGGGCAAGGGCTGTGTCTGGGGCTGCCTGGGCCTGGCCGACTGCGAAACCGCCTGCACCTTCAACGCCATCACCATGGATGCCCACGACCTGCCCGTGGTGAACGAAGCCCTCTGCACGGCCTGCGGCGATTGTGTGACGGTCTGCCCCAAGCGGCTGTTCTCGATCGTGGACCAGGCCAACGCCCTCTGGGTCGCCTGCAACAGTTTGCTGGCCGGAGATGCGGCCGAGGCTGAGTGCGACGTGGCCTGCACGGGCTGTGGCAAGTGTGCCGCCGACGGGGCCCCCGGATTGATCGAAATCCGAGATGGGCTGGCAGTCGTGAACCCCGACAGTATGAACAAGGCCAGCGAGGCCGCCATCCAGCGCTGTCCCACCGGG
This window of the Candidatus Delongbacteria bacterium genome carries:
- a CDS encoding FAD:protein FMN transferase; the protein is MPSIQKRQRRLWIWSTIVVALLILFFRALERRELKPATVLLEGQTMGTTWHIRLGDWPAVLDDSSLKEKLQREIDAVLVRISASLSAWDERSVLSAFNAARADSLVEMDEDFQRVLEAAVQWQRATGGAFDPTVAPLVTLWGFGVDGASVSPTDEELDAARALTGMDQLITEPMPGGVGLTKRQDGVMLDVNAIAPGYAVDVLARLLRERGARNFTVEIGGELIVEGTRPEGGPWHIGVEAPIEGMPPGDGRWITVLGLDHGAVATSGSYRNYVRRQEGQLPHILDPRTGRPIQTSLVSVTVIAPDCTAADALATACMVLGYQDGMAMVERMAGVEALFVLQDPSGGFQQISSPGIAALELVAQTD
- a CDS encoding 4Fe-4S binding protein produces the protein MAGIGVLLATILAVAGLKLQVEEDPRVNAVEGMLPGTNCGACGKPGCRAFAESLVEGVSSPAGCSVSSPEGRESIAAFLGVGVGEAVKRVARLACAGGSNVARQRVDYRGLNTCRAASLVAGGGKGCVWGCLGLADCETACTFNAITMDAHDLPVVNEALCTACGDCVTVCPKRLFSIVDQANALWVACNSLLAGDAAEAECDVACTGCGKCAADGAPGLIEIRDGLAVVNPDSMNKASEAAIQRCPTGAILWVEQTSEGTVFRKGLAAKPVLRDRALPIG